The Rhodoligotrophos appendicifer genome includes a region encoding these proteins:
- the shc gene encoding squalene--hopene cyclase yields MTIAISERSFHAETRGVPGYSDVDFYDRLDATIADAASALSALQQRDGHILFELEADATIPSEYIFFNHFMDELDPALEAELGEYLRLIQSDKHDGWSLYYDGDFNISASVKAYFALKLIGEDADAPHMVRARNAILAHGGAETANVFTRYTLTLFGQVPWHAIPAMPIELMLMPRWFPVNIWKFAYWSRTVIAPLLLLAAMRPRASNPTGGSCREIFKNDPATITQWQTNPTGKLWGEFFLKLDRLLHPAERHIFPRLFTRKRAIKAAVDFIVPRLNGEDGLGAIFPAMAYSGMAFKALGYPKDHPYQVMVRQSVDKLVVDHRETRNDRPRYVQPCVSPIWDTALAGHALREAATEDSGKRIDHACEWLVGRQINDVKGDWAINAPDLEPGGWAFQYRNDYYPDVDDTAVVGMLLHRIDAEAHKPAIDRALVWIEGMQSKNGGWGAFDIDNNADFLNSIPFADHGALLDPPTADVTARCLGFLAQAGYASDHPIVARGIKFLKDEQEEDGSWFGRWGTNYIYGTWSVLCALNAVGEDMQAPYVRKAVDWLLACQREDGGWGEDGASYWKERRFETKESTASQTAWALLGLMAAGEVDHPSVERGVKHILATPRDGANWKEPWYTAVGFPRVFYLRYHGYSSYFPIWALSRFRNLKRGNSKQVVWGL; encoded by the coding sequence ATGACGATTGCAATATCGGAGCGCAGTTTCCATGCCGAGACGCGGGGCGTTCCCGGTTACTCGGATGTGGATTTCTACGATCGTCTTGACGCTACGATTGCCGATGCTGCCTCGGCCCTCTCCGCACTCCAGCAGCGTGACGGACATATTCTCTTTGAGCTGGAAGCTGACGCAACCATCCCGTCGGAATATATCTTCTTCAACCACTTCATGGATGAACTCGATCCCGCGCTCGAAGCGGAGCTGGGTGAATATCTGCGTCTCATCCAGTCTGACAAGCATGACGGCTGGTCGCTCTACTATGATGGCGACTTCAATATCTCCGCCTCCGTGAAGGCCTATTTCGCCCTCAAGCTCATCGGCGAGGACGCTGATGCCCCTCACATGGTGCGGGCTCGCAACGCGATTTTGGCACATGGCGGCGCGGAGACCGCGAATGTCTTCACGCGCTATACCCTGACCTTGTTTGGGCAGGTACCGTGGCATGCGATCCCCGCCATGCCGATCGAGCTCATGCTGATGCCGCGATGGTTTCCGGTGAACATCTGGAAATTTGCCTACTGGTCGCGCACCGTGATCGCGCCCTTGCTGCTCCTGGCGGCAATGCGGCCTCGAGCGTCCAATCCGACCGGCGGGTCCTGCCGTGAGATCTTCAAGAACGATCCTGCGACCATCACCCAGTGGCAGACCAATCCGACGGGCAAGCTGTGGGGCGAATTCTTCCTTAAGCTCGACAGGTTGCTCCATCCCGCCGAACGCCACATCTTCCCAAGGCTCTTCACGCGCAAGCGCGCCATTAAGGCGGCTGTCGACTTTATCGTCCCCCGCCTGAACGGCGAGGACGGCCTTGGCGCGATCTTTCCGGCCATGGCCTATTCCGGCATGGCCTTCAAGGCTTTGGGCTATCCTAAGGATCATCCTTATCAGGTCATGGTTCGCCAATCCGTCGACAAGCTCGTCGTCGATCATCGCGAAACCCGCAACGACCGTCCTCGCTATGTGCAACCCTGCGTCTCTCCGATCTGGGACACGGCACTTGCCGGTCACGCCCTGCGCGAGGCAGCGACCGAGGACAGCGGAAAGCGCATTGATCATGCATGTGAGTGGCTTGTCGGCAGACAGATCAACGATGTGAAGGGTGACTGGGCCATCAATGCTCCTGATCTGGAGCCCGGTGGTTGGGCCTTTCAGTATCGCAATGATTATTACCCCGATGTCGACGACACGGCGGTGGTCGGTATGCTGCTGCACCGCATTGACGCCGAGGCCCACAAGCCGGCGATCGACCGCGCCCTCGTCTGGATCGAGGGCATGCAAAGCAAGAACGGGGGATGGGGCGCCTTCGACATCGACAACAATGCCGATTTCCTCAACTCGATTCCATTCGCCGATCACGGGGCCTTGCTTGATCCGCCAACGGCCGACGTGACCGCCCGCTGCTTGGGTTTCCTAGCCCAGGCGGGATATGCCAGTGACCATCCCATCGTCGCTCGCGGCATCAAGTTCCTCAAGGACGAGCAAGAAGAAGACGGCTCGTGGTTTGGACGCTGGGGCACGAATTACATCTACGGAACCTGGTCCGTCCTCTGCGCGCTGAATGCCGTGGGGGAGGACATGCAGGCACCCTATGTTCGCAAGGCGGTTGACTGGCTGCTCGCGTGTCAGCGCGAAGATGGAGGTTGGGGAGAGGACGGCGCCAGCTATTGGAAAGAGCGCAGATTCGAAACCAAGGAATCCACGGCCTCACAGACGGCATGGGCGCTGCTCGGTCTGATGGCGGCCGGCGAAGTCGACCATCCATCGGTGGAGCGCGGCGTGAAGCACATTCTTGCCACCCCCCGTGACGGCGCCAACTGGAAGGAACCCTGGTATACGGCCGTAGGCTTCCCCCGGGTCTTTTATCTCCGGTATCACGGCTACAGTTCCTATTTCCCCATCTGGGCCCTGTCCCGCTTCCGCAATTTGAAGCGGGGGAATTCGAAACAGGTGGTCTGGGGACTGTGA
- a CDS encoding squalene--hopene cyclase — translation MALPASPGFITGLVFEADILRAAGHLHVACHGPGQARAQAAAEALVARNCDGLVSFGVAGALAPGWQTARIIIPEILLDEQHRHYVCDGPWRVRMSGAVPEGAPVASLLSVLQPALTPEEKQRLHRNTGAVAIDMESAAIATVAERHGLPFIVLRVILDEMDAVVPPSAMKGMRSDGTIDAMATVRGLLRHPRDLPALLRLARANSRAARSLARLAHLAIGGRVD, via the coding sequence ATGGCGCTGCCCGCCTCCCCCGGCTTCATTACAGGCTTGGTCTTCGAGGCCGATATCCTGCGTGCAGCTGGCCATCTTCATGTCGCCTGCCATGGGCCGGGCCAGGCCCGCGCTCAAGCCGCGGCCGAGGCACTGGTCGCGCGGAACTGTGATGGACTGGTCAGTTTCGGCGTGGCCGGCGCCCTCGCGCCCGGATGGCAGACGGCGCGAATCATCATCCCCGAAATACTTCTCGACGAGCAGCACCGTCACTATGTGTGCGACGGACCATGGCGCGTCCGGATGAGCGGTGCCGTCCCCGAAGGCGCACCTGTGGCAAGCCTGTTGAGCGTTCTCCAACCGGCATTGACGCCGGAGGAGAAGCAGAGGCTCCATCGCAACACGGGTGCCGTTGCCATCGACATGGAATCTGCAGCGATAGCCACGGTCGCAGAGCGACACGGCCTGCCATTCATCGTCCTGCGGGTGATTCTCGACGAGATGGACGCGGTCGTACCGCCTTCGGCCATGAAGGGCATGCGCTCCGATGGCACGATAGATGCGATGGCGACGGTCCGGGGGCTGTTGCGCCACCCCCGAGACCTTCCGGCATTGCTCCGACTTGCGCGAGCGAACTCCCGCGCAGCCCGGTCACTAGCTCGCCTTGCTCATCTCGCGATTGGCGGTCGTGTTGACTAG
- the hpnH gene encoding adenosyl-hopene transferase HpnH, with protein MAVPFIQQARVGGYILKQKILGNKRYPLVLMLEPLFKCNLACPGCGKIDYPKPILDKRLSVEECLKAVDECGAPIVSIPGGEPLIHKEIDQIVEGIVARKKFVYLCTNALLLKKKLDLFKPSPYLTLSIHLDGLKEEHDHAVAQPGTFDRAVEAIKEAVKRGFRVTVNCTLFNNARADKAAEFFDFVMGLGVEGVTVSPGYAYERAPAQDHFLKRQETKNLFRDVFRRGKESSRKWVFNQSSLYLDFLAGNQDYSCTPWGNPTRNVFGWQKPCYLIGEGYVGSFKELMETTDWDSYGTGKYEKCANCMVHCGFEPTAVNDTVAHPLKALKVWLGGFKTEGDMAPEISLSNQRPAEYVFETHVTKALAEIHENPTPPKRPKVTLVNTTANREMSKAS; from the coding sequence GTGGCGGTACCGTTTATCCAGCAAGCGCGCGTTGGGGGCTATATCCTCAAGCAGAAGATCCTGGGGAACAAGCGATATCCGCTGGTCCTGATGCTCGAGCCCTTGTTCAAGTGCAATCTCGCATGCCCGGGCTGCGGCAAGATCGATTATCCAAAACCCATCCTCGACAAGCGTCTGTCCGTGGAGGAATGCCTCAAGGCCGTCGACGAATGCGGGGCGCCCATCGTTTCCATCCCCGGGGGCGAGCCACTGATCCACAAGGAGATCGATCAGATCGTCGAGGGGATCGTGGCACGCAAGAAGTTCGTCTATCTCTGCACGAACGCTCTGCTGCTCAAGAAGAAACTCGATCTGTTCAAGCCCAGCCCCTATCTGACGCTGTCGATCCATCTCGACGGGCTGAAGGAAGAGCATGACCATGCCGTGGCGCAGCCCGGGACTTTCGATCGAGCAGTCGAGGCCATTAAAGAGGCCGTGAAGCGCGGATTCCGCGTGACGGTGAACTGTACGCTGTTCAACAATGCTCGGGCTGACAAGGCTGCGGAGTTCTTCGACTTCGTCATGGGGCTGGGTGTGGAGGGCGTCACGGTCTCTCCCGGCTATGCCTATGAGCGGGCTCCAGCACAGGATCACTTCCTGAAGCGGCAAGAAACAAAGAACCTGTTTCGCGACGTCTTCCGGCGCGGCAAGGAGAGCAGCCGCAAGTGGGTCTTCAACCAGTCAAGTCTCTATCTGGACTTCCTCGCCGGTAATCAGGACTACTCCTGTACGCCATGGGGTAATCCAACCCGCAACGTATTCGGCTGGCAGAAGCCCTGCTACCTCATTGGAGAGGGCTATGTCGGCTCCTTCAAGGAGCTGATGGAGACCACCGACTGGGACAGCTACGGCACCGGAAAGTACGAAAAATGCGCCAATTGCATGGTGCATTGCGGCTTCGAGCCGACCGCCGTCAACGATACGGTCGCCCATCCTCTGAAAGCCCTCAAAGTCTGGTTGGGAGGCTTCAAGACCGAGGGAGACATGGCACCAGAGATCTCGCTCTCCAATCAGCGGCCGGCGGAATATGTGTTCGAGACCCATGTCACGAAGGCGTTGGCTGAGATCCACGAGAACCCAACTCCGCCAAAGCGGCCGAAGGTAACCCTAGTCAACACGACCGCCAATCGCGAGATGAGCAAGGCGAGCTAG